The following proteins come from a genomic window of Nocardiopsis sp. YSL2:
- a CDS encoding thioesterase II family protein: protein MHESVLTRIRPVPHSRFRLFLLHHAGGSPQGYRAWIRHFPADWDVCLVEAPGRGRSSDRAPFTDARALARHLCERLRPHLDRPFGLFGHSMGALVAYEMALRLADGPTPSWLGVSAWSPAPGAEWDRPRHRLTDDRLRASVARMGGTPASVLDDPDRWRAAEPLIRADLAVVDTWRPGPGTPPLRHPVTVLGGEDDRGMPPSRLAAWHGRTEGPVRTHILPGGHFYFVGRLREVAARLTEDVRAAEPVSV, encoded by the coding sequence GTGCACGAGAGCGTCCTGACGCGGATCAGACCCGTTCCCCACAGCCGGTTCCGGCTCTTCCTCCTGCACCACGCGGGCGGCTCCCCGCAGGGATACCGGGCCTGGATCCGCCACTTCCCGGCGGACTGGGACGTGTGCCTGGTCGAGGCGCCCGGACGCGGTCGCTCGTCGGACCGGGCACCCTTCACCGACGCCCGCGCGCTGGCCCGCCACCTGTGCGAGCGCCTACGGCCCCACCTGGACCGGCCCTTCGGCCTCTTCGGCCACAGCATGGGCGCCCTGGTGGCCTACGAGATGGCGCTGCGCCTGGCCGACGGCCCCACGCCCTCCTGGCTCGGCGTCTCGGCCTGGAGTCCCGCGCCCGGAGCCGAGTGGGACCGGCCGCGCCACCGGCTCACCGACGACCGCCTGCGTGCGTCGGTCGCCCGCATGGGCGGCACTCCCGCCTCCGTGCTGGACGACCCCGACCGGTGGCGGGCCGCCGAACCCCTCATCCGCGCCGACCTCGCCGTCGTCGACACCTGGCGCCCCGGGCCCGGGACGCCCCCGCTGCGCCATCCCGTGACGGTGCTGGGCGGCGAGGACGACCGCGGGATGCCCCCGTCGCGGCTGGCCGCCTGGCACGGCCGTACCGAGGGCCCCGTGCGCACGCACATCCTGCCCGGGGGCCACTTCTACTTCGTCGGCCGCCTGCGCGAGGTGGCCGCCCGCCTGACCGAGGACGTCCGCGCGGCCGAGCCCGTCTCCGTCTGA
- a CDS encoding LacI family DNA-binding transcriptional regulator — MANRAGVSTATVSRALRGLPSVAEGTRLRIVRIARELDYTITPSASRLASGRTHTIAVVAPYVNRWFFGQVIMGIEEVLRAKGFDLLLYNLADATSRDRFFEAMPLRRRVDGVAVLSMPLSAEQAAALSGLDVPLGLVGTEMEGFACVRIDDVAGATSAMRHLTMLGHRDIAHISGGGPVAHSFTTPRDRARAYHDVLKEAGIAPRADLEAVGDYTVAGGERAMSTLLSGPTRPTAVFAQSDEMAFGALRAIRHSGLRVPEDISVVGFDNHELAGVMELTTVEQPVAEQGNLIGQILLDLLESGGAPPPTMMLPTRLVVRGSTRPLRPE; from the coding sequence GTGGCCAACCGTGCCGGGGTCTCCACGGCGACGGTCTCGCGTGCCCTGCGCGGGCTGCCCAGTGTCGCCGAGGGGACACGGCTGCGGATCGTGCGCATCGCGCGGGAGCTGGACTACACCATCACGCCGAGTGCCTCCCGCCTGGCCAGCGGACGCACCCACACGATCGCCGTGGTGGCGCCCTACGTGAACCGGTGGTTCTTCGGCCAGGTGATCATGGGCATCGAGGAGGTCCTGCGAGCGAAGGGCTTCGACCTGCTGCTCTACAACCTGGCCGACGCCACCAGTCGCGACCGCTTCTTCGAGGCGATGCCGCTGCGGCGCCGGGTGGACGGCGTGGCCGTCCTGAGCATGCCGCTCTCGGCCGAGCAGGCCGCCGCCCTGTCCGGGCTCGACGTCCCGCTGGGGCTGGTGGGCACGGAGATGGAGGGCTTCGCGTGCGTGCGCATCGACGACGTGGCCGGCGCCACCAGCGCGATGCGGCACCTGACCATGCTGGGCCACCGCGACATCGCCCATATCAGCGGCGGCGGGCCGGTGGCGCACAGTTTCACCACACCGCGCGACCGCGCCCGCGCCTACCACGACGTGCTCAAGGAGGCGGGGATCGCCCCCCGCGCCGACCTGGAGGCCGTCGGCGACTACACGGTCGCGGGAGGCGAGCGGGCCATGAGCACCCTGCTCAGCGGCCCCACACGCCCCACCGCGGTCTTCGCCCAGTCCGACGAGATGGCCTTCGGGGCGCTGCGGGCGATCCGCCACAGCGGCCTGCGCGTCCCGGAGGACATCTCCGTGGTCGGCTTCGACAACCATGAACTCGCCGGGGTGATGGAACTGACGACCGTCGAGCAGCCCGTGGCGGAGCAGGGCAACCTCATCGGCCAGATCCTGCTCGACCTGCTCGAATCCGGTGGGGCACCGCCTCCGACCATGATGCTGCCCACACGGTTGGTCGTGCGCGGCAGTACCCGCCCCCTGCGGCCGGAGTGA